In Musa acuminata AAA Group cultivar baxijiao chromosome BXJ2-8, Cavendish_Baxijiao_AAA, whole genome shotgun sequence, one genomic interval encodes:
- the LOC135620274 gene encoding tubby-like F-box protein 8: MSFRSIVRDVRDSFGSLSRRSFEVRLSSLSGHLRGKSQVFVPEPHDTPPVIQSSRWASLPPELLRDVIKRLEASEGTWPSRKDVVACAAVCRAWREMCKEIVRSPEFCGKLTFPISLKQPGTRDGMIQCFIKRDKSKLTYHLYLCLSPAVLVENGKFLLSAKRIRRTACTEYVISMDANNISRSTNTYIGKLRSNFLGTKFIIYDTQPPYNGAAICPPGRTSRRFYSKKVSPKVPSGSYSIAQVTYELNVLGTRGPRRMHCVMHSIPASALEPGGTVPGQPDSLVSRSLEESFRSMSFSKSIMDRSMDFSSSRFSDIIGGTQEADEGGEAKERPLVLRNKPPRWHEQLQCWCLNFRGRVTVASVKNFQLIAASQPAAGAPTPSQPAPSEHDKIILQFGKVAKDMFTMDYRYPLSAFQAFAICLSSFDTKLACE; encoded by the exons ATGTCGTTCCGTAGTATAGTTCGAGATGTGCGGGATAGTTTTGGGAGCTTGTCAAGGCGTAGTTTCGAAGTGAGACTTTCAAGTCTTTCTGGGCATCTCCGGGGTAAATCTCAAGTGTTTGTGCCTGAGCCACATGACACACCTCCAGTTATCCAGTCAAGTCGCTGGGCTAGCCTTCCACCTGAGCTACTTCGGGATGTGATTAAAAGATTGGAGGCAAGTGAAGGTACCTGGCCATCTCGTAAGGATGTTGTCGCCTGTGCAGCTGTGTGCAGAGCTTGGAGGGAAATGTGTAAAGAGATAGTAAGAAGTCCCGAGTTTTGTGGGAAGCTCACTTTTCCAATATCATTGAAACAG CCTGGAACCCGAGATGGAATGATTCAATGTTTCATCAAGAGGGACAAGTCGAAATTAACTTATCATCTATATCTATGTCTTAGCCCTG CTGTGCTGGTTGAGAATGGGAAGTTCCTTCTATCAGCTAAAAGGATCCGTAGGACAGCTTGCACTGAATATGTTATCTCAATGGATGCCAATAACATATCACGATCGACCAACACGTACATTGGGAAGTTGAG GTCAAATTTTCTCGGTACAAAGTTCATAATTTATGACACACAGCCTCCATATAATGGGGCTGCCATCTGCCCGCCTGGACGAACAAGCCGCAGATTTTACTCCAAGAAAGTGTCTCCTAAAGTCCCATCGGGCAGCTACAGCATAGCTCAGGTGACATATGAGCTGAATGTCCTTGGCACCAGAGGACCACGTCGAATGCATTGCGTTATGCACTCTATTCCTGCCTCAGCCCTTGAGCCTGGTGGCACAGTTCCTGGCCAGCCTGACAGCCTTGTTTCACGCTCCCTGGAGGAGTCCTTCCGCAGCATGTCCTTCTCCAAGTCCATCATGGATCGTTCCATGGACTTTAGCAGCTCTCGCTTCTCTGATATCATAGGAGGAACTCAAGAGGCGGATGAAGGTGGAGAGGCCAAGGAGAGACCACTGGTTCTCAGGAacaaaccccccaggtggcatgaGCAGCTGCAGTGCTGGTGCCTAAATTTTCGTGGTCGGGTCACTGTTGCCTCAGTGAAGAACTTCCAGCTCATCGCTGCATCACAGCCCGCCGCCGGGGCACCTACACCATCTCAGCCAGCACCATCCGAGCATGATAAGATTATACTGCAGTTTGGCAAGGTTGCAAAGGATATGTTCACGATGGATTATCGCTACCCACTCTCGGCGTTCCAGGCATTCGCAATCTGTTTGAGTAGCTTCGACACCAAGCTGGCTTGTGAATAG
- the LOC103995664 gene encoding histone H3.2: protein MARTKQTARKSTGGKAPRKQLATKAARKSAPATGGVKKPHRFRPGTVALREIRKYQKSTELLIRKLPFQRLVREIAQDFKTDLRFQSSAVSALQEAAEAYLVGLFEDTNLCAIHAKRVTIMPKDIQLARRIRGEGA, encoded by the coding sequence ATGGCGAGAACGAAACAGACCGCTCGCAAGTCCACCGGCGGGAAGGCACCGAGGAAGCAACTGGCGACGAAGGCGGCGAGGAAGTCGGCGCCCGCGACCGGCGGCGTGAAGAAGCCCCATCGTTTTCGCCCCGGGACGGTGGCCTTAAGGGAGATCCGCAAGTACCAGAAGAGCACGGAGCTCCTCATCCGGAAGCTGCCTTTCCAGAGGCTGGTGCGGGAGATCGCGCAAGACTTCAAGACGGACCTCCGGTTCCAAAGCTCCGCCGTGTCGGCCCTCCAGGAGGCGGCGGAGGCCTACCTCGTCGGCCTCTTCGAGGATACCAATCTCTGCGCGATCCACGCCAAGAGGGTGACCATCATGCCCAAGGACATCCAGCTCGCGCGCAGGATCCGCGGGGAGGGGGCTTGA
- the LOC135618438 gene encoding RING-H2 finger protein ATL74-like — MLSSTLPAAPQRGRRLLLLDELAPVASPNSRGRSSYDADVIMILAVVLCALIGAVVASFVVRCVLRVARWAWLEPHGARPCLADLPAAAESARVEGEQAATAGSGLIVYSGETGGGSECAICLSEFAPGERVRVLPGCNHGFHVHCIDRWLASRLSCPTCRRSLFGKCSAASDGDHAVH; from the coding sequence ATGCTGTCTTCCACTCTTCCCGCTGCTCCACAACGCGGCCGGAGGCTGCTGTTGCTTGATGAGTTGGCACCCGTGGCCTCACCGAACTCGCGGGGGCGCAGCTCCTACGACGCCGACGTGATCATGATCCTGGCCGTCGTCCTCTGCGCGCTCATCGGCGCCGTCGTCGCGAGCTTCGTCGTCCGGTGCGTGCTCCGCGTCGCGCGGTGGGCGTGGCTGGAACCGCACGGTGCCCGGCCGTGTCTTGCCGACCTCCCGGCGGCCGCGGAATCCGCTCGCGTCGAGGGGGAGCAGGCCGCCACCGCGGGCTCAGGCCTGATCGTGTACTCGGGCGAGACGGGCGGGGGGTCGGAGTGCGCGATATGCCTGTCGGAGTTCGCGCCCGGCGAGCGAGTCCGGGTGCTACCCGGCTGCAACCATGGCTTCCACGTCCACTGCATTGACCGGTGGCTGGCGTCCCGGCTCTCGTGCCCGACGTGCCGGCGGAGCCTGTTCGGCAAGTGCAGCGCCGCTTCGGACGGCGATCACGCAGTTCACTAG
- the LOC103995663 gene encoding SKP1-interacting partner 15, whose product MPPSQATHDATSDASATAATTSELEPGHSPPGAPIQLLPQDALHNVLGRLSLREALACRPVCRLFRDALSSFPFLSSLPPLRLLALRHPRSSANGGGRDSHGSCLHAFDPSLRRWIRLPLFFLPFPSSSPVTASPSLLYLWVDAAAASTGDAKIPRTLAVYNPLSGSHRLLPPLGSAWSRHGTVLAGPGGAVLVLTQLAALAYSPGSDRWLKFSLNLPSKPRSPVLMAGAIFALCDVGTPWRSLWRLFSCRLLDLGEWAPLKRPEWGDVLNILKRPRLLAGAGGGRILMIGGLRSSLDADAPCSTVLILRLDLQTMEWDEAGRMPSEMYQCFGGGGLGHVAAAGGANNKVKVFGGDGRVWFSGRRVRGKLAMWEEDDKGGCGVWSWVDGVPGCNEGVYRGFVFDAGFSAMP is encoded by the coding sequence ATGCCCCCGAGCCAGGCGACCCACGACGCGACCTCCGATGCCTCCGCCACCGCCGCGACAACTTCGGAGCTGGAGCCGGGTCATTCGCCGCCGGGGGCCCCGATCCAGCTCCTCCCCCAGGACGCCCTCCACAACGTTCTCGGCCGCCTCTCCCTCCGCGAGGCCCTTGCCTGCCGCCCAGTCTGCCGCCTCTTCCGGGACGCCCTCTCATCCTTTCCCTTTCTGTCCTCTCTCCCCCCTCTCCGCCTCCTCGCCCTCCGCCACCCCCGCTCCTCGGCCAACGGCGGCGGACGCGACTCCCACGGATCCTGTCTCCACGCGTTCGATCCCTCCCTCCGTCGCTGGATCCGCCTTCCCCTGTTTTTCCTCccctttccctcctcctccccggtgaCCGCCTCCCCCTCCCTCCTCTACCTCTGGGtcgacgccgccgccgcctccactgGCGACGCAAAGATCCCGAGGACCCTCGCCGTCTACAATCCCCTCTCCGGATCCCACCGCCTGCTCCCCCCGCTCGGCTCCGCCTGGTCTCGCCACGGCACCGTTCTCGCCGGCCCTGGTGGTGCTGTTCTCGTCCTCACCCAGCTGGCCGCCCTCGCGTATTCCCCCGGATCCGACCGCTGGCTCAAGTTCTCCCTCAACTTGCCTTCCAAGCCCCGGAGCCCAGTTCTGATGGCCGGGGCGATCTTCGCGCTATGCGACGTCGGCACTCCCTGGCGGAGCCTGTGGAGGCTCTTCTCCTGCCGCCTGCTCGATCTCGGTGAGTGGGCTCCGCTGAAACGGCCCGAGTGGGGGGACGTGCTCAACATCCTCAAGCGGCCGCGCCTGCTGGCTGGTGCGGGCGGTGGACGGATATTAATGATCGGAGGGCTACGGTCGTCGCTCGATGCGGATGCGCCGTGCTCGACGGTGCTGATCTTGAGGCTCGATCTACAAACGATGGAGTGGGATGAGGCTGGTAGGATGCCTTCGGAGATGTATCAGTGCTTCGGGGGTGGCGGGTTGGGCCATGTGGCGGCAGCCGGCGGGGCCAATAACAAGGTGAAGGTGTTCGGTGGGGACGGGAGGGTTTGGTTCTCGGGGAGGAGGGTCAGAGGAAAGTTGGCAATGTGGGAGGAGGACGACAAGGGTGGCTGTGGTGTGTGGAGTTGGGTTGATGGCGTTCCAGGGTGCAATGAAGGAGTATACAGGGGCTTCGTCTTTGATGCTGGTTTCAGTGCCATGCCCTGA
- the LOC135620453 gene encoding dof zinc finger protein DOF1.4-like — protein sequence MHMHMHHQSPTPLKDDVPPSFAPFFPSMSASRHGLAPCAHGRSKPHVELSPRCPRCGSCDTKFCYYNNYSLSQPRYFCKGCRRYWTMGGSLRNVPVGGSSRTNRRRMPSRVSGAPPVAREPSYGHQPQNHGTEGSVDLAALYATFSSRCPQLEPGLVVPGLPEDIDSVSGSTVDHAECQGSITEPIGEGFLDQMNQQCLIGELDPNNTFDTLPSPLEIANYYSSDLSNAPDFVSEANMYPSLDHNLPWC from the coding sequence ATGCACATGCACATGCACCATCAATCTCCTACACCTCTTAAGGACGACGTCCCACCTTCCTTTGCTCCTTTCTTCCCATCCATGTCTGCGTCTCGCCATGGCTTGGCGCCCTGTGCCCACGGCCGGTCGAAACCCCACGTCGAGCTCTCCCCACGGTGCCCGCGCTGCGGCTCCTGcgacaccaagttctgctactacaacaactacagcctGAGCCAGCCGCGCTACTTCTGCAAGGGCTGCCGGCGTTACTGGACCATGGGCGGGTCGCTCCGCAACGTTCCCGTCGGCGGTAGCAGCCGAACGAATCGTAGAAGGATGCCTAGCAGGGTCTCCGGCGCTCCACCGGTCGCCCGTGAACCGAGCTATGGTCACCAACCGCAAAACCATGGAACCGAGGGCTCCGTTGATCTGGCAGCGTTGTACGCTACGTTCTCTAGTCGGTGTCCTCAGCTTGAGCCAGGCCTCGTCGTGCCGGGGTTGCCGGAAGACATCGACTCCGTCAGTGGCTCGACTGTCGATCACGCTGAATGCCAAGGATCGATCACGGAGCCAATCGGAGAAGGTTTCCTCGATCAAATGAACCAACAATGTCTCATCGGAGAGCTCGATCCAAACAACACGTTCGACACACTTCCGTCGCCATTGGAGATTGCCAACTACTACTCATCTGATCTCTCAAACGCTCCAGACTTTGTGAGTGAAGCCAACATGTATCCATCTCTCGACCACAATCTTCCTTGGTGCTGA
- the LOC103996416 gene encoding E3 ubiquitin-protein ligase PUB23-like — protein sequence MEGVEIPSYFLCPVSLQLMKDPVTLSTGITYDRDSIERWIFAARKTTCPVTNQTLPDCELTPNHTLRRLIQAWCTANADVGVERFPTPKAPVDKAQIEMLVGDAKLPQSQLGSLRKLRAFVSESERNKRCVEAATGAVDLLASIVDRNSNGEDDDDVGLESTSAACDEALHILCSLQISEEGVRDLVAKNAGMVESLTTILRRSNYNLRAHATVLLKQILRVISQVQLINLSDQLFQEIVSVTHDRISHQATKAALHVLVDACQWGRNRIKAANAGAVHVLVELLLEEPDRRVCELVLVAMDRLCGCAEGRAELVGHAAGIPMVSKKILRVSQVASERAVRVLHSVATHSATPGLLQEMMQVGVVSKLCLVLQLDCNVKTKEQASEILRLHSRVWKTSPCLSPQFRVSYPSPYIR from the coding sequence ATGGAGGGAGTAGAGATACCATCTTACTTCCTTTGCCCCGTATCTCTGCAGCTGATGAAGGACCCGGTGACGCTGTCCACCGGCATCACCTACGATCGAGATAGCATCGAGCGGTGGATCTTCGCCGCGAGGAAGACCACATGCCCGGTCACGAATCAGACCTTGCCGGACTGCGAGCTCACGCCCAACCACACCCTCCGGCGGCTGATCCAAGCCTGGTGCACCGCCAACGCAGACGTCGGCGTCGAGCGGTTTCCCACCCCGAAGGCCCCCGTTGACAAGGCCCAGATCGAGATGCTCGTCGGTGACGCCAAGCTGCCGCAGTCCCAGCTCGGCTCGCTGCGCAAGTTAAGGGCGTTCGTCTCAGAGAGCGAGCGCAACAAGCGGTGCGTCGAAGCGGCCACCGGCGCGGTAGATCTCTTGGCTTCCATCGTCGACCGCAACTCGAAtggagaagatgatgatgatgttggctTGGAGTCCACAAGCGCTGCTTGTGATGAGGCACTCCACATTCTCTGCTCTCTTCAAATCTCCGAGGAGGGCGTTCGCGACCTCGTCGCAAAAAATGCCGGCATGGTGGAATCGTTGACGACGATACTGAGACGATCGAACTATAACTTGCGAGCCCACGCGACGGTGTTGCTAAAACAAATTCTTCGAGTCATCTCGCAGGTTCAGCTGATCAATCTCAGCGACCAACTATTCCAAGAGATAGTAAGCGTCACACACGACCGGATCTCGCACCAGGCAACGAAGGCAGCGTTGCATGTCCTCGTCGACGCATGTCAATGGGGGAGGAACCGGATCAAGGCGGCGAACGCAGGCGCAGTCCACGTCCTGGTCGAGCTCCTCCTCGAAGAACCTGACCGGCGAGTCTGTGAACTGGTGCTCGTGGCGATGGACCGGCTTTGCGGGTGCGCCGAGGGGAGGGCGGAGCTGGTGGGACATGCGGCGGGGATCCCCATGGTGTCGAAGAAGATACTGCGCGTGTCGCAGGTGGCCAGCGAGCGGGCGGTGAGGGTGCTGCACTCGGTGGCGACGCACTCTGCGACTCCCGGGTTGCTGCAGGAGATGATGCAGGTGGGAGTGGTGTCAAAGCTGTGTTTGGTGCTCCAACTCGATTGCAACGTTAAGACTAAGGAGCAGGCAAGCGAGATCCTGAGGTTGCACTCACGGGTGTGGAAGACTTCTCCTTGTCTCTCTCCTCAGTTCCGGGTTTCATATCCTTCACCATACATACGTTAa